One genomic region from Sphingobacterium multivorum encodes:
- a CDS encoding response regulator, with translation MKKKIVVCDDETVILNVLELALKNEFREVYLVSKSRELIASVEEIEPDIILLDIEMPWLSGDDILRELRSSEKHRNIPVIMMSASSRGKQVASESGADAFLAKPFELDDLLLLVDKLG, from the coding sequence ATGAAAAAGAAAATTGTTGTTTGTGATGATGAAACCGTCATCCTTAACGTTTTAGAGCTGGCTTTAAAGAATGAATTCAGAGAAGTTTATTTAGTTTCAAAAAGCAGAGAACTTATTGCATCCGTCGAAGAAATTGAGCCTGATATTATATTGTTGGATATTGAAATGCCATGGCTGTCAGGTGACGATATCCTTCGTGAACTCCGAAGTTCGGAAAAACATCGAAATATTCCAGTGATCATGATGTCTGCAAGTTCGCGTGGGAAGCAGGTTGCTTCTGAGAGTGGAGCTGACGCCTTTTTGGCCAAACCATTTGAACTGGACGATCTTTTACTTCTCGTGGATAAATTAGGCTAA
- a CDS encoding DUF1501 domain-containing protein — translation MFIKRRQFLKAGTLATASLLLPDFLKAMSSPEALERGNRVLVILQLSGGNDGLNTIVPIRNDIYFRERQTIAVNNALALTDEAGIHPALSFFKTLYDRGELAVLNNVGYPDPNKSHFRSMDIWHSASRSDEYLESGWIGRYLDQACYDCDHPTQALEVNDMLSLALKGKKKKAFAFKDPKKLYQTSREEYFNTLYQEHQHQHEEETVAYLYQTLGDTINNADYIFEQSKASKTAAAYPDSVLGKDLKTVSSLIKSDINTQVYYLQIGSFDTHINQQQRQESLFHTINDAVEAFVDDLKKNGLFQHVMLMTFSEFGRRVAQNASNGTDHGTANQLFFLSGGLKRQGLLNALPDLTQLNEGDLQYTEDFRKVYATVLKNWLHADSAKILGWKNGIYDFI, via the coding sequence ATGTTCATCAAAAGACGCCAATTTCTCAAAGCAGGTACACTCGCAACAGCATCGCTGCTGCTGCCCGATTTCTTAAAAGCCATGTCCTCGCCCGAAGCACTGGAAAGGGGAAATAGGGTGTTGGTCATCTTGCAGCTTAGTGGCGGCAATGATGGGCTGAATACTATAGTGCCGATACGCAATGATATTTATTTTCGGGAACGGCAGACGATTGCGGTCAATAATGCGCTGGCCCTTACGGATGAAGCGGGCATTCATCCGGCTTTATCTTTTTTCAAGACACTTTATGATCGTGGCGAACTGGCTGTACTCAACAATGTTGGTTATCCCGATCCCAATAAATCGCATTTCCGCAGCATGGATATATGGCATAGTGCGAGCCGTAGCGATGAGTATCTGGAGAGTGGCTGGATAGGCCGCTACCTGGATCAAGCCTGTTACGACTGCGATCATCCGACGCAGGCGCTCGAAGTGAATGATATGCTAAGTCTTGCTCTCAAGGGAAAAAAGAAAAAAGCGTTTGCGTTTAAAGACCCCAAAAAGCTTTATCAGACCAGCCGTGAAGAGTACTTTAATACACTCTATCAGGAACATCAGCATCAGCATGAAGAGGAAACAGTAGCCTATCTGTATCAGACCCTGGGTGATACGATAAACAATGCCGATTATATTTTTGAACAGAGTAAAGCCAGTAAGACCGCGGCAGCGTACCCTGATTCTGTGCTTGGAAAGGATCTGAAGACGGTATCTTCCTTAATTAAATCAGATATCAATACACAGGTATATTATCTGCAGATCGGTAGTTTTGATACGCATATCAATCAGCAGCAGCGGCAGGAGAGCCTATTCCACACCATCAATGATGCCGTGGAAGCTTTTGTGGACGACCTCAAGAAAAATGGTCTTTTTCAGCATGTCATGCTCATGACCTTTTCGGAGTTTGGGCGCAGGGTGGCCCAGAATGCCAGCAATGGCACAGACCATGGTACGGCCAACCAGCTTTTCTTTCTATCCGGAGGCTTGAAAAGACAGGGGCTGCTCAATGCCTTGCCTGACCTGACTCAGCTCAATGAGGGGGATCTCCAGTATACGGAAGATTTCCGAAAAGTATATGCAACAGTGCTGAAAAACTGGCTACATGCGGATTCCGCCAAAATATTGGGATGGAAAAATGGGATTTATGATTTTATTTAA
- a CDS encoding MarR family winged helix-turn-helix transcriptional regulator: MNKTERKFYEVFTDLQCFILANMNRGDINGVTATHYNMIEYIYRHDHCIVKQIAQAFHISPPAVSKQLKFLIANNLIEQQQSSTDRRIFNLSVTDQGKFIIDNSENFRETVAKEAAKSLSEEELIKLSELLDKVMMAVKK; the protein is encoded by the coding sequence ATGAACAAAACCGAACGCAAATTTTATGAAGTATTTACCGATTTACAATGCTTCATCTTGGCCAATATGAATAGGGGCGACATCAATGGTGTAACGGCGACCCACTATAATATGATCGAATATATTTACCGTCACGATCATTGTATCGTAAAACAGATCGCGCAGGCCTTTCATATAAGTCCGCCGGCAGTTTCCAAACAGCTCAAATTTTTGATCGCCAATAATCTCATTGAGCAGCAGCAGTCCTCGACCGACCGCCGTATTTTCAATTTGAGCGTAACGGATCAAGGCAAGTTCATCATCGACAATTCGGAGAATTTCAGGGAAACCGTGGCCAAAGAAGCGGCTAAAAGCCTGTCGGAAGAGGAATTAATTAAGCTGAGCGAATTGCTCGATAAGGTAATGATGGCGGTAAAAAAGTAG
- the msrB gene encoding peptide-methionine (R)-S-oxide reductase MsrB, producing MNPPGEKDQVIYFAGGCFWGTEHFLKQVRGVTATEVGYANGNLKNPSYEQVSKGKTGFAETVKVTYDPQIVDLKLLVDLFLKTIDPTSLNKQGNDIGTQYRTGIYYTNDSAIPVIKESLAELAKKYPAKIVVELEPLQNYYDAETYHQKYLDKNPGGYCHIDPELFEMARKANPSPAKDTVVLPTYKRKDKSTLKKELTALQYDVTQNQATERAFDNAYNDEFRDGIYVDITTGEPLFVSTDKFESGCGWPSFSKPINPDLVEELADNSHGMRRTEVRSKTGDAHLGHVFDDGPANKGGLRYCINSASLQFVPKEEMKAKGYEKYLPLLVKK from the coding sequence ATGAACCCTCCTGGTGAGAAAGATCAGGTTATTTATTTTGCAGGGGGATGTTTTTGGGGTACGGAGCATTTTCTTAAGCAGGTCCGCGGGGTGACCGCTACCGAAGTTGGTTATGCCAATGGCAATCTAAAAAACCCAAGCTATGAGCAGGTTTCCAAAGGAAAAACGGGCTTTGCGGAGACTGTCAAAGTCACTTACGATCCACAGATCGTTGACTTAAAGCTGCTCGTAGATTTATTCCTAAAGACTATCGACCCGACCTCGCTCAATAAGCAAGGAAACGATATCGGAACACAATATCGTACCGGTATTTACTATACAAATGATTCAGCCATTCCGGTTATCAAGGAAAGCCTTGCCGAACTGGCCAAAAAATATCCGGCAAAAATAGTTGTTGAACTGGAACCCTTACAAAATTACTACGACGCTGAGACATACCATCAAAAATATCTCGACAAAAATCCAGGTGGCTACTGCCATATTGATCCGGAATTATTCGAGATGGCTCGCAAAGCCAATCCTTCTCCCGCCAAAGATACAGTTGTGTTACCGACCTACAAAAGAAAGGACAAGAGCACACTTAAAAAAGAACTTACAGCACTACAATATGATGTAACACAAAATCAGGCAACCGAGCGTGCCTTTGATAACGCATACAATGATGAGTTCAGAGATGGCATTTATGTAGATATTACTACCGGTGAACCGCTATTTGTCTCGACCGACAAGTTTGAATCAGGCTGTGGATGGCCCAGCTTTTCCAAACCGATCAATCCAGACTTAGTCGAAGAATTAGCTGATAATTCTCATGGCATGCGCCGCACGGAAGTACGTAGCAAAACTGGCGACGCTCACCTAGGACATGTCTTTGATGACGGCCCTGCCAACAAAGGGGGGCTACGCTATTGCATCAATAGTGCTTCTCTCCAATTTGTGCCTAAAGAAGAAATGAAAGCCAAGGGTTATGAAAAATATTTGCCCTTGCTAGTCAAAAAGTAA
- a CDS encoding S41 family peptidase, producing MWVKKTFEENDAGFQYIISKKGRDAYELHNALYLKKVKQLPNNQECATLLNQWIRFFRNGHIGVNYIGKTKNVEKATEQHKQPTEKDLNPLDATKPFFEKLNENTVYIRIPDFEITEKKAIDSIILANRATILSTENFIIDVRNNPGGSDASYSSLIPFLYSQPIRTVGALFYSTDLNNQRMLELSQNPDFDEESKKTFKNYYEKLQANKGEYVDLFNKKVNITKLDSIQPYPKNIGIVINENNGSTTEQFILTAMQSKKVKLYGRTTKGMLDISNVNIVTSPCGDIELYYGLSKSFRIPDFPVDDIGLQPDVFIDKTIDPKHWLNFVRDHLNGK from the coding sequence TTGTGGGTAAAAAAAACGTTTGAAGAGAATGATGCCGGTTTTCAATACATCATCAGCAAAAAGGGCCGGGATGCCTATGAATTGCACAATGCGCTATATCTCAAAAAAGTAAAACAATTGCCCAATAATCAGGAATGTGCTACATTGCTCAATCAATGGATCCGTTTCTTTCGTAATGGACATATCGGCGTGAATTATATTGGAAAAACAAAGAACGTCGAAAAGGCTACCGAACAACATAAGCAGCCTACTGAAAAGGACCTAAATCCATTGGACGCCACAAAGCCATTTTTCGAAAAATTAAATGAAAATACCGTTTACATCCGCATCCCTGATTTTGAAATAACTGAAAAGAAGGCGATTGACAGCATTATATTGGCCAACCGAGCAACCATCTTATCGACCGAAAATTTTATTATTGACGTCAGAAATAATCCAGGCGGAAGTGATGCGAGTTACAGTAGCCTTATCCCCTTCTTATACTCGCAGCCGATTAGAACCGTAGGTGCATTATTTTATTCGACTGATTTAAATAATCAACGCATGTTGGAGCTGAGTCAAAACCCCGATTTTGACGAGGAGTCTAAAAAGACGTTCAAAAACTACTACGAAAAATTGCAGGCCAATAAAGGTGAGTATGTCGATTTATTCAATAAAAAAGTAAACATAACGAAGCTGGATAGCATTCAGCCCTACCCCAAAAACATCGGAATCGTTATCAATGAAAATAACGGGAGCACGACAGAGCAATTTATATTGACTGCCATGCAAAGTAAAAAGGTAAAATTGTACGGTCGAACAACCAAAGGCATGCTTGATATTTCTAATGTAAATATCGTTACATCACCCTGTGGCGATATTGAACTGTATTATGGATTATCTAAAAGTTTTCGGATTCCAGACTTCCCTGTAGACGACATTGGATTACAACCTGACGTCTTTATTGATAAAACCATTGATCCTAAGCATTGGCTAAATTTTGTGCGCGACCATCTCAATGGGAAATAA
- a CDS encoding Na+/H+ antiporter NhaA, which yields MAYYWGKPLGILIMTFVCSKLGISSLPEGSSFKHILGVGLLAGIGFTMSIFISILSFSDALHINEAKL from the coding sequence TTGGCTTATTACTGGGGCAAGCCATTGGGTATCTTAATCATGACTTTTGTCTGCTCTAAACTGGGGATTAGCAGTCTACCGGAAGGAAGCTCATTCAAACATATCCTGGGTGTGGGTTTATTGGCTGGAATTGGCTTTACCATGTCTATATTTATTTCCATCCTGTCCTTCAGCGACGCGCTGCATATCAATGAAGCGAAGTTATAG
- a CDS encoding response regulator: MKKKIVICDDELLILDVLSIALESDSIEVISTSKSTELIALIEIAQPDLLIIDLMMPWLTGDELVRELKTGQQYSHMPIIMMSASARAPRVAAECGADAFLAKPFELDDLYDLVEKVMYADQT; encoded by the coding sequence ATGAAAAAGAAAATAGTCATTTGCGATGATGAACTTCTGATTTTAGATGTATTATCAATTGCCTTGGAAAGTGACAGCATAGAAGTGATCAGCACATCAAAAAGTACGGAACTTATCGCCCTCATTGAAATTGCGCAACCTGATCTGTTGATCATTGACCTAATGATGCCCTGGTTGACAGGTGATGAACTTGTGCGCGAGCTAAAAACAGGGCAACAATATAGCCACATGCCCATTATCATGATGTCTGCAAGTGCTAGAGCGCCAAGAGTAGCCGCCGAATGCGGAGCAGATGCTTTTCTGGCAAAGCCGTTTGAACTTGATGACCTCTATGATTTAGTAGAGAAAGTGATGTATGCGGACCAAACTTAA
- a CDS encoding ATP-binding protein: protein MREINCHEEKIHLCGNIQSFGYLFIFEDDKCIAVSENCAAIAGEKYSEMLGMTVDDVLHRIVPSFELRGESIEHAVSDSMFARYSDRVAILANDYFLSLYRYDGKIYLEIEACNPLAVKTTKLYYYAKHLDDRSGGNSCWQALTELIKDIIHYDRVMVYRFLEDNSGQVIAESKTADLESLMNYRYPEFDIPAQARELYRVFHARHTANVNEEAIPLMGRSADALDLTRCSLRALSPMHLQYLKNAGVKASASFSIIVDDELWGLVACQNREPMHVDLSQRHLCTFLTQYAVNNYLADFQKKQVKVQKNLSQLKHDLKSDLLVKRDLYDVLEKYAVRIMEVMNGQGLIIKRDRAIMMVGEVPDKKMLREIDKQIANAEFFATDRFKCDGSSKDVEMYPGVLRISILPANNWYLYVFRKERLIEETWAGKPEKVMQVDEDRKITFPSPRSSFEAWKKITKGKAEKWQSSELAFIEDITHIIQQAVAQRGGEIDELNKKLVRSNNALDTFGYTLTHDLKNPLTTIQLTAQMLLHKKDISEELLAKSMKNILDGTQLMRDMMDKVYQMSKVNHVDFVFEPINPQSKIVNIVENCKQQYKVPHLEFIMGETLPVLGERTLIYQLFLNLVGNAIKYSSKRQNPQVSVKSMRQGNTVRYDIKDNGIGIDLKEGDKIFEIFARMANSEGFEGSGVGLSIVKQIASKLNAAIHVESELDVGTTFSVVFKDVPEADRMHLVS, encoded by the coding sequence ATGCGTGAAATCAATTGTCATGAGGAAAAAATTCACCTGTGTGGAAATATACAGTCTTTTGGGTATTTATTTATCTTTGAAGACGATAAGTGTATTGCGGTAAGTGAAAACTGTGCAGCTATTGCAGGTGAAAAATACTCCGAAATGCTCGGCATGACAGTAGACGATGTTCTTCATCGGATTGTTCCATCTTTTGAACTTCGTGGAGAGAGCATAGAACATGCTGTTTCAGACAGCATGTTTGCCAGGTATTCCGATCGTGTAGCTATCCTTGCTAACGATTATTTTTTAAGTCTCTATAGGTATGATGGCAAAATTTATCTTGAAATAGAGGCCTGCAATCCGCTTGCTGTCAAAACCACCAAATTATATTATTATGCCAAGCATTTAGATGACCGTAGCGGGGGCAACTCTTGCTGGCAGGCATTGACTGAATTGATTAAGGACATCATCCACTATGATAGAGTGATGGTGTATCGCTTTTTGGAAGATAATAGTGGACAAGTTATTGCAGAGAGCAAGACTGCGGATCTGGAATCGTTGATGAATTACCGTTATCCGGAATTCGATATTCCGGCACAGGCGCGCGAGCTTTACCGTGTTTTTCATGCCCGCCATACGGCGAATGTCAATGAGGAAGCGATTCCGCTAATGGGGCGGAGTGCCGATGCTCTCGATCTTACACGCTGCAGCCTTCGGGCACTTTCACCCATGCATTTGCAATACCTTAAAAATGCCGGCGTAAAGGCGAGTGCAAGTTTTAGCATTATCGTGGACGATGAGCTTTGGGGGCTTGTAGCCTGTCAGAACCGGGAGCCAATGCATGTCGATCTTTCACAGCGCCATCTATGTACCTTTCTTACACAATACGCTGTGAACAATTATCTGGCAGATTTTCAGAAGAAACAGGTAAAAGTTCAGAAAAACCTATCGCAGCTGAAGCATGATCTAAAAAGTGATTTGTTGGTCAAGCGCGACTTGTATGATGTGTTGGAAAAGTATGCCGTGCGTATTATGGAGGTAATGAACGGGCAGGGGCTAATCATTAAACGTGATCGCGCAATCATGATGGTGGGTGAGGTGCCTGATAAAAAAATGCTCCGAGAAATTGATAAACAAATAGCCAATGCAGAGTTTTTTGCGACAGATAGATTTAAGTGTGATGGTTCTTCCAAAGATGTTGAGATGTATCCTGGTGTATTGCGCATCAGTATTCTGCCCGCAAATAACTGGTACTTATATGTCTTTAGAAAAGAACGTCTGATAGAAGAGACCTGGGCAGGGAAGCCGGAAAAAGTGATGCAGGTTGACGAAGATCGAAAGATCACCTTTCCTTCGCCACGTTCTTCTTTCGAGGCATGGAAAAAGATTACGAAGGGAAAAGCCGAAAAATGGCAATCTTCTGAACTCGCTTTTATTGAAGATATAACACACATTATTCAGCAAGCAGTGGCACAACGTGGTGGAGAGATTGATGAATTGAACAAGAAACTGGTGCGCTCTAATAATGCGCTTGATACTTTTGGCTACACATTGACACATGATCTTAAAAATCCGCTGACGACGATACAGCTCACTGCACAAATGTTGCTCCATAAAAAAGACATCTCTGAGGAACTGCTTGCAAAGTCAATGAAAAACATCTTGGATGGGACGCAGCTGATGCGGGATATGATGGATAAAGTTTATCAAATGTCGAAGGTAAATCATGTAGACTTTGTGTTTGAACCAATTAATCCACAGTCCAAGATTGTCAATATCGTTGAAAATTGCAAACAGCAATACAAGGTTCCTCATTTAGAATTTATAATGGGCGAAACACTACCTGTTTTGGGAGAGAGAACACTGATCTATCAATTATTTCTGAATCTTGTTGGCAATGCCATAAAATACAGCAGCAAGAGGCAAAACCCGCAAGTTTCCGTTAAGAGCATGCGGCAAGGAAATACGGTCCGGTATGATATCAAGGATAATGGAATCGGAATTGATTTGAAGGAGGGCGACAAAATTTTTGAAATCTTTGCCCGAATGGCCAATTCAGAAGGCTTTGAGGGTTCGGGGGTTGGCCTGTCCATTGTTAAACAAATTGCGAGTAAGCTCAACGCAGCTATTCATGTAGAAAGCGAATTAGATGTCGGTACTACATTTTCAGTCGTCTTCAAAGATGTACCTGAAGCAGATCGTATGCATTTAGTATCTTAA
- a CDS encoding FecR family protein has protein sequence MKPPLSKQLLQRYQQGLCNAEEMALVESWYNQLSKINNEKDIPELDLAAEDRYFQQHIFGPVLRGHRQRRAYLKVAASLVFFLMAGVAIYFFSKPQRAPKPLPFSVGQFQADLLIGNEVVSLDDKKPFSPAYMAQEKGAKVAVKTKKGQEFKMELPDGTVVWLNADSKLEIGSGYNLQERAVFLTGEAYFKVAKNKAKPFIVHVGNTSIEALGTAFNVKLYENDSQLLTTQLDEGKIRVSNAGLQQVLLPGQSIELNVQNGAFQLLQDNSAQDAANWKDGYFEFDQTPLPEILADLARWYNFTYSLSPVYNNKVLSGKISKKESFAEVLKILRFAGINYTIDKDRLVLVP, from the coding sequence ATGAAACCACCCTTATCGAAACAATTATTGCAGCGCTACCAACAAGGTCTGTGCAATGCTGAGGAAATGGCACTTGTCGAAAGTTGGTACAATCAGCTCAGCAAGATAAATAATGAAAAAGATATACCTGAACTTGATCTGGCGGCCGAAGACCGGTATTTCCAACAGCATATTTTTGGACCCGTATTGCGGGGGCATCGCCAACGCCGTGCTTATCTGAAGGTAGCTGCCAGTCTGGTATTCTTTTTGATGGCAGGCGTCGCTATATATTTCTTTTCCAAGCCTCAACGAGCACCGAAACCTTTGCCTTTTAGTGTCGGTCAATTCCAGGCGGATCTGCTGATCGGCAACGAAGTGGTCAGCCTCGACGACAAGAAGCCCTTTAGCCCCGCCTATATGGCGCAGGAAAAAGGGGCGAAGGTGGCTGTCAAAACCAAAAAGGGGCAAGAATTCAAAATGGAGCTTCCGGATGGTACCGTCGTCTGGCTAAATGCCGACAGCAAGCTGGAAATCGGATCGGGATATAACCTACAGGAACGCGCGGTATTCCTGACGGGTGAAGCTTATTTCAAGGTGGCAAAAAATAAAGCAAAACCTTTTATTGTTCATGTCGGCAACACCAGCATCGAAGCCTTGGGAACCGCTTTCAATGTGAAATTATACGAAAACGACAGTCAGCTGTTGACCACACAGCTGGATGAGGGAAAAATACGGGTCAGCAATGCGGGTCTTCAGCAAGTATTGCTGCCGGGACAGTCCATCGAACTGAATGTGCAGAACGGCGCCTTCCAGCTGCTGCAGGACAACAGCGCACAGGATGCTGCCAATTGGAAAGACGGTTACTTTGAATTTGACCAGACGCCGCTTCCCGAGATCTTGGCCGATCTCGCCCGGTGGTACAATTTTACCTATAGCCTGTCACCCGTCTATAATAATAAAGTCCTGAGCGGAAAAATCAGCAAAAAAGAGTCCTTTGCCGAAGTGCTTAAAATATTGCGGTTCGCCGGCATAAATTATACCATCGACAAGGACCGACTCGTCCTTGTGCCCTAA
- a CDS encoding RNA polymerase sigma-70 factor has product MSVTHVRQLFTQLYEENWVKLYVHVFRMLDDRDEARDIVQEIFANLWDRMERLEIEHSYQAYLFRSARNLVINRIASQDVGRKYEHYLEHAAPSLEIMPDELLREKELAAQIDQAIEKLPRKMALIFKKSRFEQRSYREIAAELEISEQTVKKQISNALAVLRKKIRTIFIFFYH; this is encoded by the coding sequence ATGAGTGTCACACATGTCCGACAATTGTTTACCCAGCTTTACGAAGAAAATTGGGTGAAGTTGTATGTGCATGTTTTCCGCATGTTGGACGATCGTGACGAAGCCCGTGATATTGTGCAGGAAATATTTGCCAATCTTTGGGACCGCATGGAACGACTGGAAATTGAGCATTCCTATCAGGCTTACCTGTTTCGTTCGGCCCGAAACTTGGTGATCAACCGCATCGCCAGCCAGGATGTCGGACGTAAATATGAACATTACCTGGAGCATGCCGCCCCGAGCCTTGAAATTATGCCCGACGAATTGCTGCGGGAGAAGGAATTGGCTGCGCAGATCGATCAAGCGATTGAAAAGCTGCCCCGTAAAATGGCTTTGATCTTCAAAAAAAGCCGTTTCGAACAACGTAGTTACCGGGAGATCGCCGCGGAACTGGAGATCTCGGAGCAGACCGTCAAAAAGCAGATATCCAATGCGTTGGCAGTTTTAAGAAAAAAAATACGAACTATTTTCATTTTTTTCTACCACTAA
- a CDS encoding DUF1800 domain-containing protein: MHLANRAGFGMSLQQIPIFEQQSTAVLWNQYAQQREFHPISFNTEQTDFDYTALSKLNAAEKKHVQQLNRKRNIEINLNFLNEMVHSEDQLREKMAFFWHGHFASRGINSNFSAHILNEIRKNALGNFRDLLFAVSKAPAMLNFLNNQQNKKDHPNENFAREVMELFTMGPGNYTESDVREAARAFTGWSYDKDGQFLERKKFHDSGRKTFLGKTGNYDGNAVLDIILDQPATARFITAKLYRFLVNEQVDQDTVVSLSRDFYDSGYNIKQLLDRMFTAGWFYDSKNVGNKIKSPVELMAGIMRMLPMEIANPENLIVYQKLLGQMLLYPPNVAGWPSGKAWIDSSTLLLRMQIPQIWTGLRPLDLDAQNDDDLDMGLKQPRALAKAYKNPKISIDWAGVEAVFADRDPFELLLSQQPSFGKKLRDSYAGGSRRRTIIEVMSIPEYQLC, from the coding sequence ATGCACCTGGCAAATCGTGCCGGATTTGGGATGAGCCTACAGCAGATTCCCATTTTTGAACAGCAATCTACTGCAGTCCTCTGGAACCAATATGCCCAGCAACGTGAATTTCATCCGATCAGTTTCAATACGGAGCAGACCGATTTCGACTATACTGCACTTTCCAAGTTGAATGCCGCAGAAAAAAAGCACGTGCAGCAGCTCAACCGAAAGCGTAATATTGAAATCAACCTCAACTTTCTGAATGAAATGGTGCATAGCGAAGATCAGCTCAGGGAGAAAATGGCCTTTTTTTGGCACGGCCATTTTGCTAGCCGGGGTATCAACTCCAATTTTAGCGCTCATATCCTCAACGAAATCAGAAAAAATGCGCTCGGAAATTTTCGGGATCTGCTGTTTGCCGTTTCCAAAGCTCCGGCGATGCTCAATTTCCTCAACAACCAGCAGAATAAAAAAGATCACCCCAATGAAAACTTTGCCCGCGAAGTGATGGAACTCTTCACCATGGGACCTGGTAACTATACCGAGTCGGATGTAAGGGAAGCTGCACGCGCATTTACGGGCTGGTCGTATGATAAGGATGGCCAATTCCTGGAGCGTAAAAAGTTTCATGACTCGGGCCGCAAAACATTTCTGGGGAAAACCGGGAATTATGACGGTAATGCCGTTTTGGATATTATACTGGATCAACCCGCTACGGCCCGTTTTATCACAGCAAAACTCTACCGTTTTCTAGTCAACGAACAAGTGGATCAGGACACCGTTGTTTCGTTGAGTAGAGATTTCTACGATTCTGGATACAATATCAAGCAATTGCTCGACCGCATGTTTACAGCAGGCTGGTTTTACGACTCCAAGAATGTCGGTAATAAAATAAAGTCACCGGTAGAACTCATGGCCGGTATCATGCGCATGTTACCCATGGAAATAGCGAATCCTGAAAACCTGATTGTTTATCAAAAGTTGCTGGGGCAGATGCTCTTGTATCCGCCGAATGTGGCGGGATGGCCGTCGGGAAAAGCCTGGATCGACAGCTCGACCTTATTACTACGGATGCAGATTCCACAGATATGGACCGGCCTGCGCCCGCTGGACCTTGATGCGCAGAATGACGACGACCTCGACATGGGTCTAAAGCAGCCGCGGGCGCTGGCTAAGGCCTATAAAAATCCCAAAATATCCATTGACTGGGCTGGGGTCGAGGCTGTATTTGCCGACCGGGATCCCTTTGAGCTCTTGCTGTCGCAGCAGCCTTCGTTTGGTAAGAAACTGCGCGATAGCTACGCTGGTGGAAGCCGGCGTAGAACTATTATTGAAGTCATGAGCATCCCCGAATATCAACTTTGTTAA